CTTGTCTGCGCCGTTCGCCccacttcctcctctcccctcttgTCTCCGGTTTCCTCCAGCACAGTAAAGTCAAGAGCATCAGCACGCAGGCATGGTCAAAGTGGGCATCAACGGCTTCGGACGCATCGGCCGCGTCGTCTTTCGggtggcgcagacgcgccCCGACATTGAGATTGTCGGCATTAACGACCTGCTGGATGCCGAGTATATGGCCTACAGTCTCAAGTACGACTCCACGCATGGCCGCTTTAATGGCACGGTGCAGGTGAAAGACGGGGCACTTGTTGTGAATGGCAAAACCATCCGCGTCACGAGCGAGCGCGACCCGGCGAACCTCAAGTGGGGCGAGATTggtgtggaggtggtggtggagtcCACCGGCTTATTCCTCACGCACGAGACGGCTCACAAGCACATTGAAGCAGGAGCAAAGCGCGTCGTCATGACGGGGCCGCCGAAAGATGACACGCCGATGTTCGTGATGGGTGTGAACCACACAACGTACAACGGGCAGCCCATTATATCGAATGCGTCGTGTACGACGAACTGCCTCGCCCCGCTGGCAAAGGTGGTGAACGAGAAGTACGGCATTGCCGAGGGTCTCATGACAACCGTGCacgcgacgacggcaacgcAGAAGACGGTGGATGGTCCCTCCCTAAAAGACTGGCGCGGTGGACGCGGCGCGTCGCAGAACAtcatcccctcctccaccggcgccgctaAGGCTGTGGGTAAGGTGTACCCGGCGCTGAACGGCAAGCTGACTGGTATGGCCTTCCGCGTCCCGACGCCGAACGTGTCGGTGGTCGACCTCACCGTGCGTCTGGAGAAGCCAGCAACGTACAAGGATATCTGTGCTGCAATCAAGGCGGCAGCCGAGGGCGAGATGAAGGGCATTCTCGGCTACACCGACGACGAGGTCGTGTCTTCGGACTTCAACGGTGTGGCGCTGACGTCTGTCTTTGACGCCAAAGCCGGCATCTCGCTGAACGATCACTTCGTCAAGCTCGTCTCATGGTACGACAACGAAACGGGTTACTCGCACAAGGTACTCGATCTCGTTCTCTACACGTCCGCGCGCTGAGAAGTCGCTATCGCTTCTCAGCAGGCCAAAGAGGCCGTGGAAAGGGCGGCGGAAGATAGGATCAAGTCGCCCGCATCTCCGAGCGTTCATGTGAGGGAGAAAACAGCGAGTGCCGCGATGCACACGATGCAAGACACTACGCATTCACGCACAAGCCAAGCTCGCGACCGTCAGTGCCGTCGGATGGCACAATATTAAACGCCACAGCAGAGAttcgtgtctgtgcgtcctctctctcgtcgaCTAGCCCATCCACACCCCGTAGGCCAGCCTCTCGCCTTGGTGACGCCAGCGAGGCCAAGACGTCACAGCCCGGCAGAGGGCAGTCTACTTATTCAACAAGCGCGTACTCAAGCCCCGACAGAGAATTCGCCGCTTGAGACACGCAACTTCCACTGGGGCACACTCCGCCGTGTGTTTCGAACGCTTTTCAATATCAAAAGGAGGCGCGTGAGGCAACGCACATGCCGCACAAGGGGAGCATCGACCGCCTCCCCAGCGCCCTGCATGCGGCACCCTCGTACGCCACTTGCCCTTTCCCCGCTTTTGTGTGGTGGTgtctcttcctcgtcgttgCATATCGATGTAGCTGTCCCTTCATTATTTGCTTCTTTTTGGTTTCTTTCCTGTTTAGCCGCAAACATTCGTTGCGGTTGCGATCTGATGTTCACAAGCCCCTCTCCTTGATTTTGCCCGACACAAATGCGTCACTACCCACGCGCACTCCGCATTACTGCCGTGTTATCTCCGTCTCTTCCACGTTCCATCCTTTAAGTTTACGCACACCCTATACACCCACAAACAGCAAGAATATAGAGAGcgcctttctcctccctcaaCCACCGTTTTGCCGTGTG
This genomic stretch from Leishmania donovani BPK282A1 complete genome, chromosome 36 harbors:
- a CDS encoding glyceraldehyde 3-phosphate dehydrogenase, cytosolic, yielding MVKVGINGFGRIGRVVFRVAQTRPDIEIVGINDLLDAEYMAYSLKYDSTHGRFNGTVQVKDGALVVNGKTIRVTSERDPANLKWGEIGVEVVVESTGLFLTHETAHKHIEAGAKRVVMTGPPKDDTPMFVMGVNHTTYNGQPIISNASCTTNCLAPLAKVVNEKYGIAEGLMTTVHATTATQKTVDGPSLKDWRGGRGASQNIIPSSTGAAKAVGKVYPALNGKLTGMAFRVPTPNVSVVDLTVRLEKPATYKDICAAIKAAAEGEMKGILGYTDDEVVSSDFNGVALTSVFDAKAGISLNDHFVKLVSWYDNETGYSHKVLDLVLYTSAR